The Chlamydia trachomatis A/HAR-13 nucleotide sequence GATGATCAAAAAGACGTGCCTTATATATGGTCCTCTAAACCCTTGAAAATTTTTAGAAACATATAGGTGATTTTGCCCTTGTAAACGTAATTTTTTCTATTATAGGAAGAGCTTTCCTGGAGAGAACTCTAAAAGCCTTCTTGCTCAAGGACAAAATTCCTCCAGACTTTTTAACTTTCAATGTCATATAATGATGGCTTGCAACCAAGAACTTCTTTCGCCCAGAGGCTTAGATTTGCTCAGCAAAAATTCTCATTCTAATCTTACTCCTACGATATTTTATCCATCAGACCACAATATTGATCTGCAAAGTTTCTCCACTCACGCGCTTTCCGTTGTAAGAACTTTGAAAAAAGCTGGGTACGAAGCTTACATTGTCGGAGGCTGTATCCGAGACCTGTTGTTGAAGACAGAACCAAAAGATTTTGATATCTCAACCTCTGCTAAACCTGAAGAAGTCAAAACGTTATTCAAAAATTGTATTCTTGTAGGCAAACGATTTCGTTTGGCTCACATCCGTTTCCCAAACCAAATCATAGAGGTCGCTACCTTTAGATCTGGTAGCAACGAAGAAGACTCCTTAATTACAAAAGATAATCTTTGGGGATCTGCCGAAGAAGACGTATTACGCAGAGACTTCACGATTAACGGCCTTTTTTATGACCCTAGCGCAGAAATTATCATCGACTACACAGGCGGTGTTGAGGATTTAAAAAGTCGCTATCTCAGAACTATTGGAGATCCTTTCCTTCGTTTCAAACAAGATCCTGTGCGCATGCTGCGCCTATTAAAAATTTTATCTCGTTATGCTTTTACAGTAGATCCTAAAACTCTAGAAGCTCTTCAAGAATCTTGTCACGAACTTGTGAAAAGCTCTCAACCTCGAGTCTTTGAAGAAATCATCAAAGTCTTGAGTTCTGGGGAGTCTACCATTTTTTTCCAGCTAGCTTCCGAACATCGAGTCCTAGAGATTTTATTCCCTTACATGGCTAAGGCATTTAGCTTAAGTAAGACTCTGCAAGATCAGACTTTCGCTTGCTTAACAGCATTAGACACTAAAATTCAGAAACGCTCGTTCTGTTCAGAAAGACACTTTCTGCTGGCGATCCTATTATTCCCTATTGTTAACTTCAATGTGCGGTACAAATATAGTCAATACCCAACGATGACTATCCAAAGTATCTTTGACTATATTCGAAACTTTTTGACTGAATTTTTTGCCGACTCATTTACTAGTTGTTCCAAGAAAAATTTCATCTTGACAACTCTGCTATTGCAAATGCAGTACCGGCTGACCCCATTGAATGCTATGAAGAAAGAAAAAAAATCTTTCTTCAATAGAAGATTGTTACGCCATGCCTACTTCCGAGAAGCTCTTTACTTACTAGAAATCCGCAGTAAAGTGTATCCAAAAGTAGAGGCTACCTATGGAGAGTGGCTTAAACATTATGAATTAGCATCGGAATGACCATTCCTATTTGAAATTGGGAAAATTCTTCTCCCCTATCGATTACTACAATGAGTTGTTATGTTTCCCCAAAAAATTACACTCTGGTTATACCCTCTAGGACTATTCGCCAACCTCTTCTTTGGCACAGCTTTTTGTGTTCAATGGTCTTTAACTAGAAAGAAAGGGTATTCTGTCGTTCCCAAGATTTTTTGGTATCTGTCCGGTACCGGCGCCGTTTTCATGATTTGCCATGGATTTATTCAAAGTCAGTATCCTATTGCTTTGTTGCATTCGTTTAATCTGATTATTTATTTCCGGAACCTGAATATCGCCTCTCTAAATCCCCTTCCTGTTTCGAAAATAGCTTCTCTACTAGTCTCAGTAGCAACAGCGATCACGGTATCTTTTGCTATTGGAACGCGTTACCTCCCTCATATGACGTGGATGGCATCCCCAAATATCCTCCATTTGAATCTACCAGAAGCGAGTTTGTCATGGCAGCTGATAGGATGTATCGGATTGACGATCTTCTCATTGAGATTTTTCATCCAGTGGTTCTATCTCGAATACAAAAACCAATCCGCCCTGCCCGCTCCTTTTTGGAAAGCAAGCCTACTAGGAGGATCTATCTGCCTTCTCTATTTCCTAAGAACGGGGGACCTCGTAAACGTGTTATGTTATGGATGCGGGTTATTCCCTTCTTTAGCAAATCTACGTATCGCTTCACGAGAAGCTTTCCGCAAACCTTTTAGCAATAGCTGCTTTATTTCTGCGGGCGAACATAGTGGAGATACTTTGGGAGGGAATTTATTAAAAGAAATGCACGCAAAATACCCTGATATTCATTGCTTTGGCGTGGGGGGACCGCAAATGCGTGCACAGAATTTTCATGCACTTTTCGCTATGGAGAAATTTCAGGTTAGCGGATTCTGGGAAGTACTTTTAGCACTACCTAAATTATGGTACCGCTATCAGCTTCTCTATAGAAATATTCTGAAAACAAATCCGCGCACAGTGATTTGCATTGATTTCCCTGATTTTCATTTCTTATTAATAAAAAAATTACGCTCTCGAGGATATAAAGGAAAGATTGTTCACTATGTATGCCCTAGCATATGGGCTTGGAGACCTTCACGGAAAACAGTTTTGGAAAAATATCTAGACCTGCTTTTACTAATACTTCCTTTTGAACAAAACTTATTCAAAGATTCAGCTCTGCGTACAGTCTATTTAGGGCATCCTCTTTCTGAAACAATTAAAAGCTTTTCTCCCAATCTAAATTGGAAAGATCAGCTCCATCTTCCTACCGATAAACCTTTCATTGCAGCGTTTCCTGGTAGCCGTCGCAGCGATATCCTGCGTAATCTAACCATTCAAGTGCAGGCCTTTCAAGCATCCTCTCTTGCATCCACACACCATTTACTTGTATCGTCTGCAAATCCGGAATATGACCATCTTATCCTCGAAGTGCTTCAACAGAATCGGTGTTTGCACAGTCATATTGTTCCTTCCCAGTTTCGTTATGAATTAATGAGAGAATGTGATTTTGCCCTCGCCAAATGTGGAACTATCGTCCTAGAAACGGCTCTCAATCTAACTCCTACGATCGTCACTTGCCAGCTCCGACCTTTGGATACTTTTTTAGCTAAGTATATCTTTAATATTATCCTTCCAGCCTACTCGCTCCCTAATATCATTCTAGGCAGAACGATTTTTCCTGAATTCATAGGTGGGAAAAAAGATTTTCAATATGAAGATGTTGCTGCTGCTCTAAACATTCTGAAAACATCTCAAGCTCAAGAAAAACAAAAAGACTCTTGCAGAGATGTGTATCAAGCAATCAATGAATCTGCATCCTCTATGAAAGAGTGTCTTTCTCTCATATTCGAAACAGCTTCCTAATAGATTATCAAAGACTTATAAAAAATCTTGGATCGCTAGAAAAGCGCTTTCTGTTTATAGTTCCCGTTCAAAACAATGTCTTAAGATGTTTATAACAAAGGAACTTATGAATCGAGTTATAGAAATCCATGCTCACTACGATCAAAGACAACTTTCTCAATCTCCAAATACAAACTTCTTAGTACATCATCCTTATCTTACTCTTATTCCCAAGTTTCTACTAGGAGCTCTAATCGTCTATGCTCCTTATTCGTTTGCAGAAATGGAATTAGCTATTTCTGGACATAAACAAGGTAAAGATCGAGATACCTTTACCATGATCTCTTCCTGTCCTGAAGGCACTAATTACATCATCAATCGCAAACTCATACTCAGTGATTTCTCGTTACTAAATAAAGTTTCATCAGGGGGAGCCTTTCGGAATCTAGCAGGGAAAATTTCCTTCTTAGGAAAAAATTCTTCTGCGTCCATTCATTTTAAACACATTAATATCAATGGTTTTGGAGCCGGAGTCTTTTCTGAATCCTCTATTGAATTTACTGATTTACGAAAACTTGTTGCTTTTGGATCTGAAAGCACAGGAGGAATTTTTACTGCGAAAGAGGACATCTCTTTTAAAAACAACCACCACATTGCCTTCCGCAATAATATCACCAAAGGGAATGGTGGCGTTATCCAGCTCCAAGGAGATATGAAAGGAAGCGTATCCTTTGTAGATCAACGTGGAGCTATCATCTTTACCAATAACCAAGCTGTAACTTCTTCATCAATGAAACATAGTGGTCGTGGAGGAGCAATTAGCGGTGACTTCGCAGGATCCAGAATTCTTTTTCTTAATAACCAACAAATTACTTTCGAAGGCAATAGCGCTGTGCATGGAGGTGCTATCTACAATAAGAATGGCCTTGTCGAGTTCTTAGGAAATGCAGGACCTCTTGCCTTTAAAGAGAACACAACAATAGCTAACGGGGGAGCTATATACACAAGTAATTTCAAAGCGAATCAACAAACATCCCCCATTCTATTCTCTCAAAATCATGCGAATAAGAAAGGCGGAGCGATTTACGCGCAATATGTGAACTTAGAACAGAATCAAGATACTATTCGCTTTGAAAAAAATACCGCTAAAGAAGGCGGTGGAGCCATCACCTCTTCTCAATGCTCAATTACTGCTCATAATACCATCATTTTTTCCGATAATGCTGCCGGAGATCTTGGAGGAGGAGCAATTCTTCTAGAAGGGAAAAAACCTTCTCTAACCTTGATTGCTCATAGTGGTAATATTGCATTTAGCGGCA carries:
- a CDS encoding polynucleotide adenylyltransferase PcnB; protein product: MMACNQELLSPRGLDLLSKNSHSNLTPTIFYPSDHNIDLQSFSTHALSVVRTLKKAGYEAYIVGGCIRDLLLKTEPKDFDISTSAKPEEVKTLFKNCILVGKRFRLAHIRFPNQIIEVATFRSGSNEEDSLITKDNLWGSAEEDVLRRDFTINGLFYDPSAEIIIDYTGGVEDLKSRYLRTIGDPFLRFKQDPVRMLRLLKILSRYAFTVDPKTLEALQESCHELVKSSQPRVFEEIIKVLSSGESTIFFQLASEHRVLEILFPYMAKAFSLSKTLQDQTFACLTALDTKIQKRSFCSERHFLLAILLFPIVNFNVRYKYSQYPTMTIQSIFDYIRNFLTEFFADSFTSCSKKNFILTTLLLQMQYRLTPLNAMKKEKKSFFNRRLLRHAYFREALYLLEIRSKVYPKVEATYGEWLKHYELASE
- the lpxB gene encoding lipid-A-disaccharide synthase; this encodes MFPQKITLWLYPLGLFANLFFGTAFCVQWSLTRKKGYSVVPKIFWYLSGTGAVFMICHGFIQSQYPIALLHSFNLIIYFRNLNIASLNPLPVSKIASLLVSVATAITVSFAIGTRYLPHMTWMASPNILHLNLPEASLSWQLIGCIGLTIFSLRFFIQWFYLEYKNQSALPAPFWKASLLGGSICLLYFLRTGDLVNVLCYGCGLFPSLANLRIASREAFRKPFSNSCFISAGEHSGDTLGGNLLKEMHAKYPDIHCFGVGGPQMRAQNFHALFAMEKFQVSGFWEVLLALPKLWYRYQLLYRNILKTNPRTVICIDFPDFHFLLIKKLRSRGYKGKIVHYVCPSIWAWRPSRKTVLEKYLDLLLLILPFEQNLFKDSALRTVYLGHPLSETIKSFSPNLNWKDQLHLPTDKPFIAAFPGSRRSDILRNLTIQVQAFQASSLASTHHLLVSSANPEYDHLILEVLQQNRCLHSHIVPSQFRYELMRECDFALAKCGTIVLETALNLTPTIVTCQLRPLDTFLAKYIFNIILPAYSLPNIILGRTIFPEFIGGKKDFQYEDVAAALNILKTSQAQEKQKDSCRDVYQAINESASSMKECLSLIFETAS